The Oceanidesulfovibrio indonesiensis region AACTCGCCGCGGTCGTTGGTTTTGATGCCCATGGTGACAAAAGCGTCGTGCGGCGCTTCGGCAATGGCCTCTTTCTGGAATTCGTTTTTACCCTCGACAGGCGGATGGTTCATGAATTCCACTTCGAGGTCGGCATTGGCCACGGGCTTTCCTTCGGAAAGGACAACGCCGCGGAACACGCCGCCGGTCCAGTTCGCATAGGGCTTGTCCAGTGGCACGATCTCGGTGGGCAGGCCCACGGGATCGGCCCAGTTGCCGGGCAGGCCGCCTACGTTGAGCACAGTCTTGGTGATCTGCTGGATGTAAATTTCTTCTTCTTCCTCGTAATACGGGCCAGGCACGGCGACGAAGACGTAGTCGCCCATGGAGCGCACAACCTTTCTGGGCAACTTGGCTTCGTACGCGGCGCCGGAGTTGGTCAGGCTGGTCCAGGTGATTTTCTCGACATACTCCATGAGATCGGTCTTCTTGGGCTCGGCCGCCTCGCCGCGCTGGCTTATTACGTAGAACTCCTGCAACGGCGCCATGTCCATGGTGTGGCCGGCCTCGAAGGGGTGGGTGAAGACGAGCTTCATGTTGAGGTCCGTTCCTTCATCCAGCGCGATCTCCGGGGTGTAGACCATTTGGAAATGAGCAAATGCCGGCACCGCAGTAAGCAGGGTGAGGCACAGTGCGAGTATGATGCGTTTCATGGTCGATCCTTTTCTTTTTACACTGATTCCCATTCTCAGAAACAGTTGTTAAAAAAAGCGGCGCGTCGGAATCCGGGCCGAACGCAACCGCGTTCTGCATGTTACTCCACGATCTTCGAGCCGGGGATTTCGATGACATGGCCTTCGCCCGCATCGAAGTATACGGTGTAGTCTCCCTCGGGTTTGTCGAACTCGAAGTCGCTGTTTTCGGACATCTGGCCTTCAAGCAGCACGTTGCCGGACGAGTCCTTCACGTACATCTTTACGCCGGCGGCGGAGGAGCCGTCGGAGAAGCCGCCTTCGCACAGCACGGTGCCGTCGCCGTTGTCGAAGCATGAGCACAAGGGCGTGTGAGCAAAAGCCACGGAGGCGGCGAAGACGAATCCCGCCAGGAGGGTGAGGGTGATGAGTTTACGCATACGAGCTCCTTTGTTTGTTTGGTGTGTATGGTTATCGGTTCATGCCCCTGTCTGAGGGGCTCCGTTACGCGCATCTATTCATCAAATGCCATGGCCGAGGCGGCCAGACCGAAGATTCCAGAGACGAGCACAAGGCCGAATCTCCTGAACCGCTCGCCGCTACGGCTCCAGCGCATGGCGGCGAGAACGGCCAGCGCCAGGCCGATGCCGACCAGGGATATCCGGCTGCCGACGTGGGC contains the following coding sequences:
- a CDS encoding DUF4198 domain-containing protein, which produces MKRIILALCLTLLTAVPAFAHFQMVYTPEIALDEGTDLNMKLVFTHPFEAGHTMDMAPLQEFYVISQRGEAAEPKKTDLMEYVEKITWTSLTNSGAAYEAKLPRKVVRSMGDYVFVAVPGPYYEEEEEIYIQQITKTVLNVGGLPGNWADPVGLPTEIVPLDKPYANWTGGVFRGVVLSEGKPVANADLEVEFMNHPPVEGKNEFQKEAIAEAPHDAFVTMGIKTNDRGEFTVGIPHAGWWGLCALGTGPQTEHEGKELSQDAVLWFKAVDMK